The Nostoc sp. 'Lobaria pulmonaria (5183) cyanobiont' genome window below encodes:
- a CDS encoding type II toxin-antitoxin system PemK/MazF family toxin: protein MTFHPGDVVTVDFPGVTGIKRRPAIVLSSATYHTIRPDVIIGLITTQTTALGITDYALQDWAAAGLRVASVFRSFIVTLPPSANLVLIGHLSELDWKGVCACVKIALAELNDSKPSSDTSSAS from the coding sequence GTGACGTTCCATCCCGGTGATGTAGTCACAGTTGATTTTCCCGGTGTTACTGGTATTAAGCGTCGTCCTGCTATAGTTCTGTCATCAGCCACTTATCATACAATCCGTCCTGATGTAATCATTGGACTCATTACTACTCAAACAACTGCCCTTGGAATTACTGACTATGCACTTCAGGATTGGGCAGCAGCAGGTTTGCGGGTTGCATCTGTTTTCAGAAGTTTTATCGTCACCTTACCACCCTCTGCTAATTTGGTTTTGATTGGTCACTTGTCAGAACTTGATTGGAAAGGTGTTTGTGCGTGTGTCAAGATAGCTCTGGCTGAGTTAAATGATTCTAAACCATCATCAGATACATCATCTGCTTCATAG
- a CDS encoding DUF29 domain-containing protein — protein MNATYKADFNLWIEQTAQLLRSHRWQEVDVEHLIEEVEGLGKSERRGIASQLTRLLLHLLKWQYQPQRRSDSWLDSITDSRTQIELAIEDSPSLKNYPTEQLEESYQRARRQAAKQTGILLSVFPKECPYSVELVLDEDWLPEASDI, from the coding sequence ATGAACGCAACTTATAAAGCAGATTTTAACTTGTGGATTGAACAGACAGCCCAACTATTGCGATCGCATCGCTGGCAGGAAGTTGATGTAGAACATCTGATTGAAGAGGTTGAAGGCTTGGGCAAAAGTGAACGACGGGGTATTGCCAGTCAACTAACTCGCTTACTATTGCATTTGCTCAAGTGGCAATATCAACCCCAACGTCGCTCAGATAGTTGGCTCGATTCGATTACTGATTCTCGCACCCAAATTGAGTTAGCGATAGAAGATAGTCCTAGTCTTAAGAACTATCCTACAGAGCAGCTTGAGGAAAGCTATCAAAGGGCACGTCGCCAAGCAGCCAAGCAAACAGGGATACTTTTATCCGTGTTTCCAAAAGAGTGCCCATATTCTGTAGAGTTAGTGTTGGATGAAGACTGGCTACCGGAAGCAAGCGATATTTGA
- a CDS encoding DUF433 domain-containing protein: MQYQNIITIEPGKRGGKPCIRGMRITVYDVLSYLASGMTYEEVFDDFPYLTQEDILACLSYGADRERL, from the coding sequence GTGCAGTACCAAAACATTATTACAATCGAACCAGGAAAACGAGGTGGTAAGCCTTGTATTCGAGGAATGCGAATTACTGTATACGATGTTTTATCTTATCTTGCCTCTGGGATGACCTACGAGGAAGTGTTTGATGACTTTCCTTATTTGACACAAGAAGATATTTTAGCTTGCCTAAGCTATGGGGCTGATCGAGAACGGCTATGA
- a CDS encoding LapA family protein yields the protein MAIISVQNATPVSLKFLTFQSIQIPMGLVLAFSAVVGLIGMALLQPLWGLAGIGQGNSRLEDDAEFFVDDEDF from the coding sequence ATCGCAATTATTTCAGTTCAAAATGCCACACCCGTATCGTTAAAATTTTTAACATTCCAATCGATTCAGATACCAATGGGTTTAGTGCTAGCTTTTAGTGCGGTTGTCGGGTTAATTGGCATGGCACTGCTGCAACCCCTGTGGGGACTTGCTGGTATTGGACAGGGTAATTCTAGATTGGAAGACGATGCTGAATTTTTTGTTGATGATGAAGATTTTTAA
- a CDS encoding BrnA antitoxin family protein — protein MEAEYDFSQGKRGAIESTPAGKTRITIRLDDEVLAWFRDQVHAAGGGNYQTLINDALREYIQQRREPLEETLRRVLREELERIGK, from the coding sequence ATGGAAGCTGAGTATGATTTTAGCCAGGGCAAGCGGGGAGCGATTGAATCAACACCAGCAGGCAAAACTCGAATTACAATTCGCCTAGATGATGAAGTACTAGCATGGTTTCGTGACCAAGTTCACGCAGCAGGTGGGGGAAATTACCAAACTTTGATTAACGATGCCTTGCGTGAGTACATTCAGCAGCGCCGTGAACCGTTAGAAGAGACATTACGGCGAGTATTGCGAGAGGAACTTGAGCGCATCGGAAAATGA
- a CDS encoding BrnT family toxin: MAYQWDRDKAAANLRKHGVDFTDAVTVFSDDLAITITDERFDEERFITIGIDAFSRVLVVVYTWRNDQIRLISARQATRYEQKQYEKG, encoded by the coding sequence ATGGCGTATCAGTGGGATAGGGATAAGGCAGCAGCTAATCTTCGCAAGCATGGCGTTGACTTTACTGATGCAGTAACCGTGTTTTCTGACGATTTAGCAATTACCATCACAGATGAACGTTTTGATGAAGAGAGATTTATCACTATTGGGATAGATGCTTTCAGTCGAGTTTTAGTAGTTGTGTATACATGGCGCAATGATCAGATTCGATTGATTTCTGCCCGCCAAGCTACGCGCTATGAACAAAAGCAGTATGAAAAGGGATAA
- a CDS encoding LapA family protein — protein sequence MKIAPFLTSLVVAVWVIAIAIISVQNATPVSLKFLTFQSIQIPMGLVLAFSAVVGLIGMAVLQPLWGLAGIGQGNSRLEDDAEFFIDDEDF from the coding sequence ATGAAAATCGCTCCTTTTTTGACATCTCTAGTTGTAGCGGTTTGGGTAATTGCGATCGCAATTATTTCAGTCCAAAATGCCACACCCGTATCGTTAAAATTCTTAACATTCCAATCGATTCAGATACCAATGGGTTTAGTGCTAGCTTTTAGTGCCGTTGTCGGTTTAATTGGCATGGCAGTGCTGCAACCTCTGTGGGGACTTGCTGGTATTGGACAGGGTAATTCTAGATTGGAAGATGATGCCGAATTTTTTATTGATGATGAAGATTTTTAA
- a CDS encoding phosphoglucomutase/phosphomannomutase family protein, protein MSSKIKFGTDGWRGIIADDFTFPNVRKVTRAIATYLETAYTKDRPVLVAYDTRFLADQFAQTAAQVLADLGWTVKITDRDCPTPVIAYNARHLNSAGALMFTASHNPAPYCGIKYIPDYAGPATPEITDTIVANIEGASDELPGSNPSGSISIFDPKPDYLQFIYTLLDVEKIKSANLKVKYDALYSTSRGYLDEVLQHSGVQLESFHDWRDVLFGGGMPEPKGEQLVELVEAVVRDQADLGLATDGDSDRFGIVDEQGNVLTPNTVLLLLARHLIKNKGKTGAIVRTVATTHLLDNFAAKNGLQIYETAVGFKYIGEKMRETAVLIGGEESGGLSIIGHIPEKDGVLADMLVAEAIAYEGKPLSQLVKEAIAEADGPLYNNRLDLHLTEAHKTAVIDSFTKNPPTEVAGIKVKEVGRKDGIKLYLEEGSWILLRPSGTEPLVRVYLETNTPEKLTQIAQELESAIAKLEAVAV, encoded by the coding sequence ATGTCTAGCAAGATAAAATTTGGTACCGATGGATGGCGAGGGATTATTGCCGATGACTTTACTTTTCCCAATGTGAGAAAAGTAACAAGGGCAATCGCCACTTACTTAGAAACAGCCTACACAAAAGATAGACCAGTACTTGTTGCCTACGATACTCGCTTTTTAGCTGACCAGTTTGCCCAAACAGCGGCCCAAGTACTAGCAGACTTAGGTTGGACTGTGAAAATTACCGATCGGGATTGCCCCACACCAGTAATTGCCTACAACGCCCGTCACCTAAATTCCGCCGGGGCGTTAATGTTTACTGCTAGCCATAATCCAGCACCCTACTGTGGAATTAAATATATACCCGATTATGCTGGTCCTGCCACTCCAGAGATTACTGATACTATTGTGGCAAATATAGAAGGTGCATCGGATGAGTTGCCTGGGAGCAATCCATCAGGTTCAATTTCAATTTTCGATCCGAAACCAGATTACCTGCAATTTATCTACACCCTACTTGATGTAGAAAAGATCAAAAGCGCTAATTTAAAGGTAAAGTACGATGCTTTGTATTCTACCTCTCGCGGCTATTTAGATGAAGTTTTGCAACATAGTGGCGTTCAATTAGAAAGTTTCCATGATTGGAGAGATGTTTTATTTGGGGGTGGAATGCCAGAACCCAAAGGAGAACAGTTAGTTGAGTTAGTGGAAGCAGTAGTTCGAGATCAAGCTGATTTGGGCTTGGCAACGGATGGAGATAGCGATCGCTTTGGTATCGTTGATGAACAAGGAAACGTCCTTACTCCGAATACTGTGCTGCTACTTCTAGCACGTCATTTAATCAAAAACAAAGGTAAGACTGGCGCGATAGTCCGCACTGTCGCTACAACCCACCTGCTGGATAATTTTGCTGCTAAAAATGGGCTGCAAATTTACGAAACAGCAGTTGGTTTTAAATACATCGGCGAAAAAATGCGCGAAACTGCCGTGCTAATCGGTGGAGAGGAATCAGGTGGTTTGAGTATTATCGGGCATATTCCCGAAAAAGACGGGGTATTAGCCGATATGCTGGTGGCAGAAGCGATCGCTTATGAAGGCAAACCGCTAAGTCAACTTGTCAAAGAAGCGATCGCTGAAGCCGATGGCCCACTTTACAATAACCGCCTAGACTTGCACCTCACAGAGGCGCACAAAACCGCCGTCATCGACTCCTTTACTAAAAATCCACCTACAGAGGTAGCAGGAATTAAAGTCAAGGAAGTGGGGCGTAAAGACGGTATTAAGCTCTATTTAGAAGAAGGTAGCTGGATTTTACTGCGTCCTTCCGGTACAGAACCACTGGTACGCGTCTACCTAGAAACCAACACTCCCGAAAAACTCACCCAAATCGCCCAAGAGTTAGAGAGTGCCATTGCTAAACTAGAGGCAGTAGCAGTTTAA
- a CDS encoding PD-(D/E)XK nuclease family protein, with product MSTPDRPFASYHLWSLVAPATGQERWHCQMRRGFIKARQHEPQVKALLGQATAPQRIGILAQKGIYEFHHHRYLLKQADGVERVAQLLKLGNSSVQVQQRVLQILHKYHDAPLLLDKDIIQLTPGDEGFPKPIVVEQEDYCFRLYAAMDCVFIESDSTLHILDFKTGKSAFDKRQALVYLLAARYLYPERQAVASFYNLEICKRSELISINNNELESLKFELANVAHKHQHDLQKYQEETSNFSKVFPPNPGSHCRFCPFNSICDFADFKQHQSYPLPSLRVNS from the coding sequence ATGTCAACCCCCGATCGACCTTTTGCCAGTTATCACCTTTGGTCTCTAGTTGCCCCAGCGACTGGGCAAGAACGCTGGCATTGCCAGATGAGACGGGGGTTTATCAAAGCACGGCAACACGAACCACAAGTCAAAGCGCTTTTAGGGCAAGCCACCGCGCCCCAGCGGATTGGCATATTAGCTCAAAAAGGCATTTATGAGTTTCATCATCACAGGTATCTGTTGAAGCAAGCAGATGGTGTAGAAAGAGTTGCCCAGCTACTTAAATTAGGCAACTCAAGCGTTCAAGTCCAGCAACGTGTACTGCAAATTTTGCACAAATATCACGATGCGCCGTTGCTTTTGGATAAAGATATTATCCAATTAACTCCGGGTGATGAAGGCTTTCCTAAACCGATAGTAGTTGAACAAGAAGATTATTGCTTTCGCTTATATGCGGCTATGGACTGCGTTTTTATTGAGTCTGATAGCACTTTACATATTTTAGATTTCAAAACTGGTAAGTCCGCTTTTGACAAACGACAAGCATTAGTTTATTTGCTAGCTGCTCGTTATCTTTACCCGGAACGGCAAGCTGTTGCATCATTTTATAATTTAGAAATATGTAAAAGATCTGAGTTAATTAGTATCAATAATAATGAATTAGAATCATTAAAATTTGAGTTAGCGAATGTTGCCCACAAGCACCAGCACGATTTGCAAAAATATCAGGAAGAAACTAGTAATTTCAGTAAAGTTTTTCCTCCCAATCCTGGCTCTCACTGCCGCTTTTGCCCATTTAACTCAATCTGTGACTTTGCCGATTTTAAGCAGCATCAATCATATCCATTGCCAAGTTTAAGAGTTAATAGCTAA
- a CDS encoding SUKH-3 domain-containing protein, with translation MAVFSAETRALLQQARWSEDRCVNTSEYEKSLQSEGYPIHAVVVDFLRQFGGLRVVHPHHRLREEKDEFYINPTVTASHIYPERVEDYSERVGAPLCIIGEAFSYHMTLVMAQDGKVYAGYDDTLIHVGNSGIDAIEALCSGRDMPEVP, from the coding sequence ATGGCAGTATTTTCAGCAGAAACAAGAGCATTGCTACAACAGGCAAGATGGAGCGAAGACCGTTGTGTGAATACAAGCGAATACGAGAAAAGCTTGCAGTCAGAAGGGTATCCTATTCATGCAGTTGTAGTGGATTTTCTAAGGCAGTTTGGGGGCTTACGAGTGGTACACCCACATCATCGCCTTAGAGAAGAAAAGGACGAATTTTACATTAATCCAACGGTTACTGCTTCACATATCTATCCTGAAAGGGTTGAAGATTACAGTGAGCGGGTAGGTGCTCCGCTTTGCATAATCGGCGAGGCTTTCAGCTATCATATGACTTTAGTGATGGCTCAAGATGGTAAAGTATACGCAGGCTACGATGACACATTGATTCATGTAGGGAACTCTGGAATTGATGCCATTGAAGCCCTTTGCAGCGGAAGGGATATGCCAGAAGTACCTTGA
- a CDS encoding transglutaminase-like domain-containing protein, with product MSFALPTLTVSQMFGQRTIRPLTAAALCGITFIKDRLIAIDSIKGHLLEIDPTSDNSKILNPHQVEEFTDVTGLAVWDDTLWVSRENSVYLCKLNALDLEHFVTLPYAADGVAVWETTVYVSCQRLGYILVFDRETRKEITRFYAPGVGIENLAVNQEMLWICDRTEQSVYAMDRATGELQFSVLTPFECPTGIAIHKNEETGKESIYVAYASEEPYIRDNPNADPSHELTFRDRTFIHPLYYHYQPDKRYALSNGYLIEMSYAEEIAPLDEVYLPDVEWRIALPSETERQKVKHVEPIGIPFTEEVIEGQRVAVFKFDSLAPGERHIFGWKALLEVRGIKYRITPRDVENIPELSPELQTRYLVDDDDLAMDSTIVRRSAREAIGSETNVLRKMHSIRNYVYDQLSYGIKPYIDPPDTVLERGVGSCGEYVGVLLALSRLNGIPCRTVGRYKCPPHSDLVGVPLQPDFNHVWLEFYVPNFGWLPMESNPDDVAEGGPYPTRFFMGLCWYHIEIGKGITFETVTSQGARLTKQDIPIGDLAINHIRFTILKELPDF from the coding sequence ATGAGTTTTGCACTCCCCACTTTGACCGTTAGCCAAATGTTTGGGCAAAGAACAATTCGACCGCTTACTGCTGCTGCCCTGTGTGGCATTACTTTCATTAAAGATAGATTGATTGCCATTGACAGTATTAAAGGACATCTACTGGAGATCGATCCCACCTCTGACAACAGCAAAATTCTCAATCCCCATCAAGTTGAAGAATTTACCGATGTCACGGGTCTAGCGGTGTGGGATGATACCCTGTGGGTAAGCCGAGAAAATAGTGTTTATTTGTGCAAGCTCAATGCTTTGGATCTGGAACATTTTGTAACATTGCCTTATGCAGCTGATGGTGTTGCTGTTTGGGAAACAACAGTTTATGTCAGTTGTCAAAGGCTGGGCTACATTCTGGTTTTTGACCGCGAAACGCGAAAAGAGATTACCAGATTTTATGCCCCTGGAGTTGGGATAGAGAATTTGGCAGTCAACCAAGAAATGCTCTGGATTTGCGATCGCACCGAACAATCAGTTTACGCGATGGATAGAGCCACGGGAGAGCTGCAATTCAGCGTCCTGACACCCTTTGAATGTCCCACAGGCATAGCAATACATAAAAATGAGGAAACAGGCAAAGAAAGTATTTACGTCGCCTACGCCTCAGAGGAGCCTTATATTCGGGATAACCCCAATGCCGATCCGAGTCATGAGCTAACATTCCGCGATCGCACTTTTATTCATCCTCTGTATTATCATTACCAGCCAGATAAGCGTTACGCCCTCTCTAACGGCTATCTGATTGAAATGTCTTATGCAGAGGAAATTGCACCTCTAGACGAGGTTTATTTACCTGATGTCGAATGGCGCATCGCCCTACCATCGGAAACTGAGCGTCAAAAGGTGAAACACGTTGAACCTATTGGTATACCTTTTACCGAAGAAGTGATAGAGGGGCAACGTGTAGCAGTCTTTAAATTTGATTCTCTTGCACCAGGAGAACGGCATATATTTGGCTGGAAAGCACTTTTGGAAGTTCGAGGGATTAAGTACCGCATCACACCTAGAGATGTGGAAAATATACCGGAACTGTCCCCAGAATTACAAACACGCTACCTAGTGGATGACGACGATTTAGCAATGGATAGTACCATTGTTCGCCGTTCCGCCAGAGAAGCGATTGGTTCTGAAACCAATGTGCTGCGGAAAATGCACAGCATCCGCAACTACGTCTATGATCAGTTGTCCTACGGTATTAAACCTTACATTGATCCACCAGATACAGTTTTAGAGCGGGGCGTTGGTTCCTGTGGCGAATATGTCGGTGTTTTACTTGCTCTATCCCGTTTAAATGGCATTCCCTGCCGCACCGTAGGCAGGTACAAATGTCCTCCCCATAGTGACTTAGTAGGAGTACCGCTACAACCCGACTTTAATCATGTTTGGTTAGAATTTTACGTCCCGAATTTTGGCTGGTTGCCAATGGAATCAAATCCTGACGATGTAGCTGAAGGTGGCCCTTATCCGACGCGCTTTTTTATGGGCTTATGCTGGTATCACATTGAAATTGGCAAAGGCATCACCTTTGAAACCGTGACAAGTCAAGGTGCGCGGCTAACTAAACAAGATATCCCCATCGGTGATTTGGCGATTAATCATATTCGGTTCACAATTCTTAAAGAATTACCGGACTTTTGA
- a CDS encoding cation-translocating P-type ATPase translates to MSANSLPEGAAVWHSLEVDKALDLLDSNADSGLTPQEIQQRLQKYGPNELEETAGRSAWEILLDQFKNIMLLMLIGVALISGFLDLMALREGRLKPGEVPFKDTIAILAIVILNGILGYVQESRAEKALAALKKMTSPLVRVIRDTRLVEIAAKELVPGDVMLLEAGMQIAADGRLIEQSNLQVRESALTGEAEAVNKQASLKLPEETSLGDRLNVVFQGTEVVQGRAKVLVTNTAMTTELGKIAAMLQAVESEPTPLQQRMTQLGNVLVTGSLILVAIVVVGGVIKDGGFKNIQELLEVSLSMAVAVVPEGLPAVITVTLALGTQRMVRQNALIRKLPAVETLGSVTTICSDKTGTLTQNKMVVQSISTNNKTFRVTGEGYAPTGDFQLNGQKISLEESPEISALSVACAVCNDSVLQKEQGEWAILGDPTEGALLTLAGKAGIEKDQWNSKLPRVAEFPFSSERKRMSAIAQVEGVATGEAFSRGVDPAIAGFLQSEPYLMFTKGSPELTLARCTQIHLGNDTGRLTEEQRQKILAENDQMASKGLRVLGFAYKPLVEIPPEGSDETSEQDLVWLGLVGMLDAPRPEVRASVQECREAGIRPVMITGDHQLTARAIATDLGIAQEGDRLLTGQELQRMTDQELEQNVDLVSIYARVSPEHKLRIVQALQRRGRFVAMTGDGVNDAPALKQADIGIAMGITGTDVSKEASDMVLLDDNFATIVSATKEGRVVYTNIRRFIKYILGSNIGEVLTIAAAPLIGLGGVPLTPLQILWMNLVTDGLPALALAVEPPEPDVMQRPPFSPRESIFARGLGSYMIRIGIIFAIITIALMWWAYQHTHAAGYQGNPEAWKTMVFTTLCIAQMGHAIAIRSNNRLTIEMNPFSNIFVLAAVVVTTILQLMLVYVPPLRDFFGTHYLNMQELGVCIGFSALMFVWIEAEKIFLRIMGKKAV, encoded by the coding sequence ATGTCTGCTAATTCTCTGCCTGAAGGTGCCGCCGTTTGGCATAGTTTAGAAGTTGATAAAGCGCTAGACCTGCTTGATAGTAACGCAGACAGCGGCTTAACACCCCAAGAAATTCAACAGAGATTACAAAAATACGGCCCCAACGAACTTGAAGAAACTGCGGGCCGTAGTGCTTGGGAAATTCTGCTGGATCAGTTCAAGAACATTATGTTGTTGATGCTGATTGGCGTAGCTCTCATTTCTGGGTTTTTAGATTTGATGGCTTTGCGGGAGGGCAGATTAAAGCCTGGTGAAGTGCCATTTAAAGATACGATCGCAATTTTAGCAATTGTTATTCTCAATGGCATACTCGGCTACGTCCAAGAAAGCCGTGCCGAAAAAGCCCTAGCAGCCTTGAAAAAAATGACTTCTCCCTTAGTGCGGGTGATCCGCGACACCAGACTGGTGGAGATAGCAGCTAAAGAACTAGTTCCAGGGGATGTAATGCTGCTAGAAGCTGGGATGCAGATAGCCGCAGATGGACGCTTGATCGAACAGTCTAATTTACAAGTACGTGAGTCGGCATTGACTGGTGAAGCGGAAGCGGTGAATAAACAGGCATCATTAAAATTGCCGGAGGAAACATCATTAGGCGATCGCTTAAATGTTGTCTTTCAAGGAACTGAAGTAGTCCAAGGACGTGCCAAGGTTCTGGTGACTAACACCGCAATGACTACAGAACTGGGTAAAATTGCTGCGATGTTGCAGGCGGTGGAAAGTGAACCGACGCCATTACAGCAGCGGATGACTCAACTGGGTAATGTCCTGGTTACAGGTTCTTTAATTCTCGTGGCGATCGTCGTCGTGGGCGGTGTCATTAAGGACGGAGGTTTTAAAAACATCCAAGAACTCTTGGAAGTTTCCTTGAGTATGGCGGTTGCTGTAGTGCCAGAAGGTTTACCCGCTGTAATTACCGTCACCTTGGCACTGGGAACCCAGCGAATGGTGCGCCAAAATGCCTTGATTCGCAAATTGCCAGCAGTGGAAACGTTGGGTTCTGTAACTACCATCTGCTCTGATAAAACCGGCACCCTGACTCAAAATAAAATGGTGGTGCAATCGATTTCCACCAATAATAAAACTTTTCGCGTCACCGGCGAAGGTTATGCTCCCACAGGAGACTTTCAGTTAAATGGTCAAAAAATTTCCCTAGAGGAGTCTCCAGAAATCTCCGCGTTATCAGTCGCCTGTGCTGTTTGTAATGACTCGGTGTTGCAAAAAGAACAAGGTGAATGGGCAATTTTGGGAGATCCGACTGAGGGGGCATTACTCACCCTGGCGGGAAAAGCCGGAATCGAAAAAGACCAGTGGAACAGTAAGTTACCTCGCGTTGCGGAGTTCCCCTTTTCCTCAGAACGTAAACGGATGAGCGCGATCGCTCAGGTGGAGGGAGTTGCCACAGGTGAAGCATTTTCGAGAGGTGTTGACCCTGCGATCGCCGGTTTTCTGCAATCTGAACCTTATTTAATGTTTACCAAAGGTTCTCCAGAGTTAACCCTGGCACGTTGCACTCAGATTCATTTGGGTAATGACACAGGCCGCTTGACCGAAGAACAACGCCAGAAAATTTTGGCAGAAAATGACCAAATGGCGAGTAAAGGTTTACGGGTGCTAGGTTTTGCCTACAAACCCCTGGTGGAGATTCCCCCAGAAGGTTCAGACGAAACATCTGAGCAAGATTTAGTCTGGCTGGGATTGGTGGGAATGCTAGATGCACCACGCCCAGAAGTCAGGGCATCTGTGCAAGAGTGCCGAGAAGCAGGTATTCGCCCAGTGATGATTACTGGCGACCACCAATTAACAGCACGAGCGATCGCTACCGATTTGGGAATTGCCCAAGAAGGCGATCGCCTGCTTACAGGTCAAGAATTGCAACGCATGACTGACCAGGAATTAGAGCAAAACGTTGACTTGGTGAGCATCTATGCCAGAGTTTCCCCAGAACACAAACTGCGAATTGTCCAAGCACTGCAACGCCGGGGTCGATTTGTGGCGATGACAGGCGATGGTGTCAACGATGCTCCAGCCCTCAAACAAGCCGACATCGGTATTGCAATGGGCATTACTGGCACTGATGTCAGTAAAGAAGCCAGTGACATGGTGTTACTTGATGACAACTTCGCCACCATTGTCAGCGCCACCAAGGAAGGCAGAGTTGTTTATACCAACATCCGCCGCTTTATTAAATACATCTTGGGCAGTAACATTGGTGAAGTTCTCACAATTGCCGCCGCACCTTTAATCGGCTTGGGAGGCGTTCCCCTGACTCCCTTACAAATTTTGTGGATGAACTTGGTGACAGATGGTTTACCAGCCTTAGCATTAGCTGTGGAACCTCCAGAACCAGATGTCATGCAACGTCCGCCTTTTAGTCCCCGCGAAAGTATTTTCGCTAGGGGATTGGGTTCTTATATGATTCGTATTGGCATCATCTTTGCCATTATTACCATTGCTTTAATGTGGTGGGCTTATCAACATACCCATGCTGCTGGGTATCAGGGAAATCCCGAAGCTTGGAAAACAATGGTATTTACTACCTTGTGTATTGCCCAAATGGGTCATGCGATCGCTATTCGCTCCAACAACCGACTGACCATTGAGATGAATCC